In Burkholderia sp. WP9, a genomic segment contains:
- a CDS encoding c-type cytochrome codes for MELRVSSRRIFRPLLALLLIGSAGVYSAAKAQTQPKAPDTMEARVQGCTACHGTHGQGTDNDYFPRLAGKPADYLYNQLQNFREGRRKYPPMNYLVTYLSDDYLHQIATYFSQQRPPYPPPAKPTVSSSTLARGQQIVLNGDASKQIPACAACHGKTLTGMQPAIPGLVGLHSDYISAQLGAWRSGSRHAIAPDCMHTIATRLTDEDVNAVAAWLSTQQAPQNPVPAPARSMKTPLACGSEPQ; via the coding sequence ATGGAGTTACGCGTGTCTTCAAGACGCATTTTCCGCCCGCTGCTCGCCCTTCTGCTGATCGGCTCCGCGGGTGTCTATAGCGCTGCGAAAGCGCAGACTCAACCGAAGGCCCCCGACACGATGGAAGCGCGCGTGCAAGGTTGCACGGCCTGCCACGGCACTCACGGCCAAGGTACCGACAACGACTACTTCCCACGCCTCGCGGGCAAGCCGGCCGACTATCTGTACAACCAGTTGCAGAACTTCCGCGAAGGGCGCCGCAAGTACCCGCCCATGAACTACCTCGTCACGTATCTCTCGGACGACTACCTTCATCAGATCGCCACGTACTTCTCGCAGCAGCGTCCGCCGTATCCGCCGCCGGCCAAGCCGACGGTGTCGTCGAGCACGCTCGCGCGCGGCCAGCAGATCGTGCTGAACGGCGACGCCTCGAAGCAGATTCCGGCTTGCGCGGCCTGCCACGGCAAGACGTTGACCGGTATGCAACCCGCTATTCCGGGTCTGGTTGGCCTGCACTCCGACTACATCAGCGCGCAGCTGGGCGCATGGCGCTCGGGCTCGCGTCACGCCATTGCGCCTGATTGCATGCACACCATCGCCACGCGCCTGACTGACGAAGACGTGAACGCCGTTGCCGCATGGCTTTCCACGCAACAGGCTCCACAAAACCCCGTGCCGGCTCCGGCCCGCTCGATGAAGACTCCGCTTGCCTGCGGCAGCGAACCGCAATAA
- a CDS encoding FCD domain-containing protein has product MQHDLHGRVAHLLATAILRGDYAPDSILPREAELMETFGVSRTVLREALRTLTSKGLIESRPRVGTRVRPKHAWNLLDADVLDWYSRVAEPMAFALKLQEMREMIEPYAAGLAADSHTDVTFHALAAAHAAMVSARNVDEWVRADLQFHLSVLIACSNELLIPLGTLIERTLEAQLRLNAKRADVFNASLAEHTAVFEAIRDRDAAAARTAMAGLLGVTRARIEA; this is encoded by the coding sequence ATTCAGCATGATCTGCATGGGCGTGTGGCCCATCTGCTGGCCACCGCGATTCTGCGCGGCGATTACGCGCCCGATTCGATCCTGCCGCGCGAAGCGGAGTTGATGGAGACCTTCGGCGTGAGTCGCACGGTGTTGCGCGAGGCGTTGCGTACGCTCACTTCGAAGGGCTTGATCGAATCACGTCCGCGCGTGGGCACGCGCGTGCGTCCGAAACATGCGTGGAACCTGCTCGATGCCGACGTGCTCGACTGGTACTCGCGGGTCGCCGAGCCGATGGCGTTCGCACTCAAGTTGCAGGAAATGCGCGAGATGATCGAGCCGTATGCCGCGGGTCTCGCGGCGGACTCGCACACGGACGTCACCTTCCACGCACTCGCGGCGGCTCATGCGGCTATGGTGTCCGCGCGCAATGTCGACGAATGGGTGCGCGCCGATCTGCAGTTTCATTTGAGCGTGCTGATTGCGTGCAGCAATGAGTTGCTGATTCCGCTCGGTACGCTGATCGAGCGCACGCTCGAAGCGCAACTGCGTCTGAATGCAAAACGCGCGGACGTGTTCAATGCATCGCTGGCCGAGCATACGGCGGTATTCGAAGCGATTCGTGATCGCGATGCCGCCGCAGCGCGTACGGCGATGGCGGGACTGTTAGGTGTGACACGCGCGCGGATCGAGGCCTAG
- a CDS encoding DHA2 family efflux MFS transporter permease subunit has translation MSSDTPAANTAAPLNRSMITISIMLATLIQTLDSTIANVALPHMQGTLSASQDEITWVLTSYIVAAAIATPLTGWLSDRLSVKRLLIVAIGGFTVSSALCGLSETLTQIVASRLLQGVFGASLVPLSQSILLDINPREKQGQAMAVWGMGVMVGPILGPTLGGWLTDSYNWRWVFFINVPIGAFALFGVATFLPSREPKHDVKFDAFGFATLGLAIGALQAMLDRGEQLDWFGSNEIVIEALLAAISFAFFLVHTATVGKKSFFKYELLRDPNFATGTFFIFVIGAVMYATRALLPPMLQNLMNYPVATTGLVTAPSGAGTMVAMLFAGRLLKRIDARILLLAGFLISAFALWQMMHYTIVLSASDIVWPGVIQGFGLGLVFVPLSALTFSTLTPELRADGTATYSLMRNIGSSIGISIVQTLMTRNTQVSHADLAANISAFNPAVQPMLNSGSNYDMAALNVSITQQASMIAYLNDFKLMFMATLLVIPLLLLIRPSHRAPDASVAHAAMD, from the coding sequence ATGTCTTCCGACACTCCGGCGGCAAACACCGCCGCGCCGCTCAACCGATCGATGATCACCATTTCGATCATGCTGGCGACGCTGATCCAGACGCTCGACAGCACGATCGCCAACGTGGCGCTGCCGCACATGCAGGGCACGCTGTCCGCGTCGCAGGATGAGATCACGTGGGTGCTGACTTCGTACATCGTCGCGGCCGCGATTGCCACGCCGCTCACGGGCTGGCTCTCGGACCGGTTGAGCGTCAAGCGGTTGCTGATCGTCGCGATCGGCGGCTTCACGGTGTCGTCGGCACTGTGCGGATTGTCGGAGACGCTCACGCAGATCGTGGCGTCGCGCTTGTTGCAAGGCGTTTTCGGCGCGTCGCTGGTGCCGTTGTCGCAGTCCATCCTGCTCGATATCAACCCGCGCGAAAAGCAGGGCCAAGCCATGGCTGTGTGGGGCATGGGCGTGATGGTCGGACCGATTCTCGGGCCGACGCTCGGCGGCTGGCTCACCGACAGCTACAACTGGCGCTGGGTGTTTTTCATCAACGTGCCGATCGGCGCGTTCGCATTGTTCGGCGTGGCGACCTTCCTGCCTTCGCGCGAGCCGAAGCACGACGTGAAGTTCGATGCGTTCGGCTTCGCCACGCTCGGTCTGGCCATCGGCGCATTGCAAGCCATGCTCGATCGGGGCGAGCAACTCGATTGGTTCGGGTCGAACGAAATCGTCATCGAAGCGCTGCTCGCCGCGATCAGCTTCGCGTTCTTTCTCGTGCATACGGCAACGGTCGGCAAGAAGTCGTTCTTCAAATACGAGCTGCTGAGGGATCCGAACTTCGCCACCGGCACGTTCTTTATCTTCGTGATCGGCGCGGTGATGTATGCAACGCGCGCCTTGCTGCCGCCCATGTTGCAAAACCTGATGAACTATCCGGTCGCGACCACCGGGCTCGTCACGGCGCCGAGCGGCGCGGGCACGATGGTCGCCATGCTGTTCGCCGGGCGGCTGCTGAAGCGGATCGACGCGCGGATCTTGCTGCTCGCCGGCTTCCTGATCTCGGCGTTCGCGCTGTGGCAGATGATGCATTACACGATCGTGCTGTCGGCGTCGGATATCGTCTGGCCTGGCGTAATTCAAGGTTTCGGCCTCGGCCTCGTGTTCGTGCCGCTGAGCGCGCTGACCTTCTCGACGCTCACGCCCGAACTGCGCGCGGACGGCACCGCAACGTACAGCCTGATGCGCAATATTGGCAGCAGCATCGGCATTTCGATCGTGCAGACGCTGATGACCCGCAACACGCAGGTCTCGCACGCGGACCTTGCGGCCAATATCTCGGCGTTCAATCCAGCGGTCCAGCCCATGCTCAATAGCGGCTCGAACTACGACATGGCCGCGCTGAACGTCTCGATCACCCAGCAAGCGTCGATGATCGCGTATCTGAACGACTTCAAGCTGATGTTCATGGCGACGCTGCTGGTCATTCCGCTCCTGCTGCTGATTCGCCCGTCGCACAGGGCGCCGGATGCGTCGGTGGCGCACGCCGCGATGGATTGA
- a CDS encoding YodC family protein gives MLKLKSGGRPMTVTWSGPVLFASGNWLICQWFNAAGDLQQEMFPEETLERASHALAA, from the coding sequence GTGCTGAAGCTCAAATCGGGCGGCCGTCCGATGACCGTGACCTGGAGCGGGCCCGTACTGTTCGCGTCGGGCAACTGGCTGATCTGCCAGTGGTTCAACGCGGCTGGCGACTTGCAGCAGGAGATGTTTCCGGAGGAGACCCTGGAACGGGCGAGCCACGCGCTTGCCGCCTGA
- the dgoD gene encoding galactonate dehydratase has translation MKITKLETFIVPPRWCFLKIETDEGIVGWGEPVVEGRAHTVAAAVEELSDYLIGKDPLLIEDHWQVMYRAGFYRGGPITMSAIAGVDQALWDIKGKHHGVPIHALLGGQVRDRIKVYSWIGGDRPSDVANNARAVVERGFKAVKMNGSEELQIIDTFDKVQGVINNVAAVREAVGPNIGIGVDFHGRVHKPMAKVLAKELDPYKLLFIEEPVLSENAEALRDIVNQTNTPIALGERLYSRWDFKHILSGGYVDIIQPDASHAGGITECRKIASMAEAYDVALALHCPLGPIALATCLQIDAVSYNAFIQEQSLGIHYNQGNDLLDYIKNPEVFKYEDGFVSIPQGPGLGIEVNEEKVREMAKVGHRWRNPVWRHEDGSVAEW, from the coding sequence ATGAAAATCACCAAGCTCGAAACCTTCATCGTTCCACCGCGCTGGTGCTTCCTGAAAATCGAAACCGACGAAGGCATCGTCGGCTGGGGCGAGCCGGTGGTGGAAGGCCGCGCGCATACAGTGGCGGCGGCCGTGGAAGAACTGTCCGACTATCTGATCGGCAAGGACCCACTGCTGATCGAAGACCACTGGCAGGTGATGTACCGCGCAGGCTTCTACCGTGGCGGCCCGATCACGATGAGCGCGATCGCCGGCGTCGACCAGGCGCTGTGGGACATCAAGGGCAAGCATCACGGCGTGCCGATTCACGCGCTGCTCGGCGGCCAGGTGCGCGACAGGATCAAGGTGTATTCGTGGATCGGCGGCGACCGTCCGAGCGACGTGGCCAATAACGCGCGCGCCGTGGTCGAACGCGGCTTCAAGGCCGTGAAGATGAACGGCTCCGAAGAGTTGCAGATCATCGACACCTTCGACAAGGTGCAAGGCGTTATCAACAACGTGGCGGCGGTGCGCGAGGCGGTCGGACCGAACATCGGCATCGGCGTGGACTTCCACGGCCGCGTGCACAAGCCCATGGCGAAGGTGCTGGCGAAAGAACTCGACCCGTACAAGCTGCTCTTCATCGAAGAGCCGGTGCTGTCGGAAAACGCCGAGGCGCTGCGCGACATCGTCAACCAGACCAACACGCCGATCGCGCTGGGCGAGCGCCTGTATTCGCGCTGGGACTTCAAGCACATTCTGTCGGGCGGTTACGTCGACATCATTCAGCCGGACGCGTCGCACGCGGGCGGCATTACCGAGTGCCGCAAGATCGCATCGATGGCCGAAGCCTACGACGTCGCGCTCGCGCTGCATTGCCCGCTCGGCCCGATCGCGCTGGCAACCTGCCTGCAGATCGATGCGGTGAGCTACAACGCGTTCATCCAGGAGCAGAGCCTCGGCATTCACTACAACCAGGGCAACGACCTGCTGGACTACATCAAGAATCCGGAAGTCTTCAAATACGAAGACGGCTTCGTGTCGATTCCGCAAGGTCCGGGCCTCGGTATCGAGGTCAACGAAGAGAAAGTGCGGGAGATGGCGAAGGTCGGCCATCGCTGGCGCAATCCGGTGTGGCGCCACGAGGACGGCAGCGTCGCCGAATGGTAA
- the copC gene encoding copper homeostasis periplasmic binding protein CopC, with protein MKLLHFSRPALRASMLGVAALVAASTAFAHAHLASSVPAANAEVVAPTEVTIRFTEPLEPAFSKIALADASGNTAAQVSSQVDGGDAKVMRLPLPQLSAGRYAVHWTAVATDGHRTQGNFTFIVK; from the coding sequence ATGAAGCTACTCCATTTTTCCCGTCCGGCGCTACGAGCGTCGATGCTCGGCGTCGCGGCGCTGGTTGCGGCGTCCACCGCATTCGCCCATGCGCACCTGGCATCGAGCGTACCGGCGGCAAACGCCGAAGTCGTTGCGCCCACGGAAGTGACGATCCGTTTCACCGAGCCGCTCGAGCCGGCTTTCAGCAAGATCGCCCTTGCCGACGCGAGCGGTAACACGGCCGCGCAGGTTTCGTCGCAAGTCGACGGGGGCGACGCCAAGGTCATGCGTCTGCCGCTGCCGCAGTTGAGCGCCGGCCGCTATGCGGTGCATTGGACGGCGGTAGCGACAGACGGCCACCGTACCCAGGGCAACTTTACGTTCATCGTCAAATGA
- a CDS encoding CopD family protein, producing the protein MSIDALWIGQVAMAALMNIAFAFAVGSALLGAWLAKDAQQKVSPARLAWLRAQRSMLTATVVLVLADLGWLLYQAASMSGVGLPAALGVVPTVLTQTHVGYGWSLAFAGALVLLGTAMTSHTGMLRNALLWLAVIAVAAGKASLGHAADAGPASAAVAMQTLHVLVTTVWGGLAMAAGLAVLPALGTSTARGMLIRTATQVSNVSVVAVALVLLSGIFNAVRGSGGSFEAIELSTWGHVLMLKLALIALALVLGGLNRFSALPRLRRTASTMDAHTFVNVLYLEALAMIGAFVAAAALSHSVPAFAALG; encoded by the coding sequence ATGAGCATCGACGCACTCTGGATCGGGCAGGTCGCCATGGCCGCGCTCATGAACATTGCGTTCGCGTTTGCCGTCGGTTCGGCGTTGCTCGGCGCGTGGCTCGCGAAGGACGCCCAGCAGAAGGTCTCGCCCGCGCGCCTCGCCTGGTTGCGCGCGCAACGCTCGATGCTGACCGCCACGGTCGTGCTGGTGCTTGCGGATCTCGGCTGGCTCCTGTATCAGGCGGCGTCGATGAGCGGCGTCGGCTTGCCGGCCGCGCTCGGCGTGGTGCCGACCGTGCTCACGCAAACCCACGTCGGCTATGGCTGGAGCCTTGCGTTTGCCGGCGCGCTGGTGCTGCTCGGCACGGCCATGACCAGTCATACCGGTATGCTGCGCAACGCGCTGCTGTGGCTGGCCGTGATCGCGGTGGCCGCGGGCAAGGCGTCGCTCGGGCATGCGGCCGATGCCGGGCCGGCCTCGGCCGCTGTCGCCATGCAAACGCTGCACGTGCTCGTCACCACCGTGTGGGGCGGGCTGGCCATGGCGGCGGGGCTCGCGGTTCTGCCGGCGCTCGGCACCTCGACCGCGCGCGGCATGTTGATCCGCACGGCGACGCAGGTGTCGAATGTATCGGTGGTGGCGGTCGCGCTGGTGCTGCTCTCCGGCATCTTCAACGCGGTGCGCGGTTCGGGCGGCTCGTTCGAGGCGATCGAACTCAGCACGTGGGGTCATGTGCTGATGCTCAAGCTCGCGCTTATCGCGCTCGCGCTGGTGCTCGGCGGACTCAACCGCTTTTCGGCGCTGCCGCGTCTGCGCCGGACGGCCTCGACAATGGACGCCCATACCTTCGTCAACGTCCTGTATCTGGAAGCGTTGGCAATGATCGGCGCGTTCGTCGCGGCGGCCGCGTTGTCGCATAGCGTGCCGGCGTTTGCCGCGCTCGGTTGA